The DNA sequence TTAGGGTGGTTTTGCAAGATGTTATGAAATGACAGACCTTTCCACCAACAAGTCCTATGCCGTGAAGGTGATTCCCCAAGGCAAAGCCTTAAAAGCTCCGCATCGCGACAAGGTGTGTGATATGAATTATGCTTAATTTCAGGCATATGTGATTTTACCAAGGGTGCAATTGTATGGGAGTTATTTCCTGGagaaaattattaaaattaaaatacaatttcCAAATAATGTCCACCATTTAGTaagttatatttgaaaatgtgacTTGTATTAATCATATCAATGTGtaataatttattgtaaatgtatttattatttaagttTTTCTGGTTGAATGACTAGTTGGGCTCTCTCACCTTGCACCCCCCGAGAAAAGCCTGGAGTTGATGAATGTTTGCTCCTTGGCCATTTACCTGCATGTCCCTTTAACCTTGGGAGGTAATGTGTTAAATCTCTCTTAGATTCTGAATGAAATTGAGCTTCACAAAAACCTGCATCATAAGCACATAGTGAAGTTCTTGCACAATTTTGAGGACCAGAACTACATTTACATCTTCATGGAACTGTGCAGTAGGAAGGTATGTCCAGTTTTCTCCGGCCTTTGCAGACAGTTACTGAATGTTAAGGATCTGACACAGATTGCCCCCATTTCTAGTCGCTGGCACACATCTGGAAAACTCGACGCACGCTTACTGACCCAGAAGTGCGGTATTACCTTCGACAGATCATATTGGGGTTGAGATACCTCCATAAAAAAGGAATTCTCCACCGAGACATCAAGCTAGGTTTGTTTGCGTGCTTTGTTTAATCCTTTGTATATTAATGTAGGTATTTGTCCAGGCATTCCCAGTGCTTGTGTTTCATGTGGATTTCTGTGTAGTGATAACTTTGCAGTTTGTTACTGTTCCCAATTATTAGGTGTGGGTTGAGTGTAGACTTCATACAAAGCCATTGGTTTTTCAGGCAATTTATTTGTGAATGAGAACATGGAGCTGAGGGTGGGTGATTTTGGATTGGCAGCCAAGCTGGAGCCAGCAGGACATCGGAAAAAGTAGGTGCTTTTTGAGACTTTTTCAAATGGCTTCTACAGCAAGATAAAGCAGGTGTATGTTTGTTTACATctccttttgtgtgtgttgtagaACAATTTGTGGAACCCCAAACTATATTGCCCCGGAAGTGTTGAACAGGCAAGGCCATGGACCAGAATCAGACATCTGGGCACTGGGCTGTGTCATGTATGTATTTTCCCTACCATCCCCATGCTTAAAGATCAAAGTGAAAACGAAAGCTTTCAGAAAAATTCCATTTGATAAATATTGGGGGACACTCTATAGGAACCGGGGCATCTTTTCCCTCGATAGGAACCGGGGCGTCCTTTCCCGTCTTTCATTCTATTCTGTGATTTCATGCTTACATCATACTCATGCTTCTCTCTGCCACAGACATGCATGGGCACCATTCCATCTTGCATTTTTACTTCACTTGTAGATGAAAAACAAATGTTGCTTTTCTCGCACAGGTACACATTGCTGGTTGGCAATCCACCCTTTGAGACCCTGGATTTGCAGGAGACCTACAAGTGTATCAAGGATGTAAAGTACATACTACCCACGACCCTTTCTTCAGCAGCTCAGAAGCTGATTTCTGGGATCTTGCAGAAAAATCCATCCGATCGCCTCACTCTAGACCAGATCCTGCGTCATGAGTTCTTTACTAAAGTAAGAACATGTAAAAGGTTTCAGTGCGGAATACTTGCTTGTGACATTTACACCTCCTGTATGATATTTTGTTTAACTGAAGTGAGTTACACCCCCTCCCTAGGGCTTCACCCCCGACACACTTCCCCCTAGTAGTTGTGTTACTCTGCCAAAGCTCAAACCTCCTAGTCCTGTGAAGACATTCTTCACCAAGGTGGCCAAGAGCTTGTTTCAGAAGAAGAGATTAAAAGGTACGCTTGTTCAGCTCAAACCCACCAAATCTAGCATCTTTGTTCATTTGGTTCAAGTTCCTGAGGCATCACCTCCTGTCTTGCAGCTGATAAGTTGTCTTGTGAGGAATGGGATGATATTTCCAAACATGTAACATGCTTTGTCAAAAGCCGGCAGATGAGCTATAAAACAGTGAAGAAAAATAAGGTATGTTCCTGTTATCCAAATCATAGTCAAATGATGCTCCCTTGAGACCCATGGTTTTTAATTTAACAGGACTGGTTTttgtgacctcccccccccccaccacagaccAGATCGCACAGTCTTCATAAGGTCATCAAAAGGGCATTGACTATCCAGGTACAGGAGTCAAGGAAATCCAACTCGACCAGTGATCATCAGGTCACACACAGCCCACAGACCATACAGGCAGAGGAGTCATCGAGGAAATCAAATTCAGCCAGTGTTCATCAGGTCACAAACATCCCACGGACCATCCAAGCAGAGGAGGAGTCAAGGAAATCCAACTCGACCAGTGATCATCAGGTCACACACAGCCCACAGACCATGCAGGCAGCGGAGGAGTCAAGGAAATCCAGCTTGACCAGTGATCATCAGGTCACACACAGCCCACAGACCATCCAGGCAGAGGAGGAGTCAAGGAAATCCAGCTCGACCAGTGATCATCAGGTCGCACACAGCCCACAGACCATCCAGGCAGAGGTGGAGTCAAGGAAGTTCAGTGTTCATCAGGTCACAAACAGCTCATTGACCACCCAGACACAGAATGGGTCAAGGAAGTCCAGTTTGTCCTGTATTCATGAGGTCATGAACAGTGTCTTGAACATCCAGGCGAAGCATAGGTCAAGGAAGTCAGGTTTATCTTGTGTGAATCGGGCTGCCAAGAGTCCGCTGACCACCCAAACAGAGGATGAGGCCCAAAATTCCAGCCCCTTCAGAGGCACCATGCCAAAAGGTACTCGGCTTAGCTTGGATTCATAGTATTAATATGTTGTGGCTTCTCTTTTGGTCAGAATGGTTTACTGGCCTCTTGGTTGATGTGTTGATCTTGCCTTAATGTAACGTAATGCCTGTTGTCTGGTGAGCGGTACTGTTATCCTGTGTTTCCTCTGTTGTAGCTTCTGAAGATGGCCTTACACCTGCCACAGTGGCACAGTTAGTCATTAAAGTTCTGCGTGATTGTTTGTCCTCGATGCCTCCAGGTAACATTCCAGACTAGGGTTTTTAATGCTTCTGTAACATGTTCTAAAAATGTAATGGATTCTCTGAACTTTCTGTTGCCTTCCTTGATGTAAGGAATTGCCTTTCTTTTAGCCTCTGTAAATCCCCCCTGCTTGATCAGGCCCCAGTTTGTCTGGGTCACGAAGTGGGTTGATTATTCCAACAAGTATGGCTTTGGCTACCAGCTCTCCAACCAGGACATTGGTGTTTTGTTCAATGATGGGACTCACCTCAGTTTGTGTGACCAGCGCAAGTAAGACTAACCACTGTAAAAAGCCTTTGCAATTCAGCAGTAAGTTTGTCAAGACTGTGAGCAATTTTACTTTTCTCTTCTGCAGGACTGTGTGCTACTACTTGACCAGCAACAAGAACTTCATTTTCCAGGCATGTGCTGTCCCGGCTCAGCTGCAGGCTCAGATGCAGGTTGTAGGGTACATGGCCAGATACATGGAGCAGAACCTCATGGAGGTAAGGGACTTCTCTCTTGGTCAGAACGGTTTACTAGTCAGTTTGTTGATGTGTTGGTCTTTCCTTTATATCCTTCTTTCCCAACTCAGAATGTGGAATCTGTGATTTTACAGGGTGGCGATCTTCCTTGCATAGACCACACTCTTTTGTCACCCTTGCTGCTGCAGTGGGTCAAGACTGACCATGCACTTGTCATGCTCTTCAATAACGGCACCGTGCAGGTGAGACTGTTACACTTGCATATATTTTGAGTAATAAATGGCATGGGTGTCTTAGGAAGTAAGTGTGTCTATTTTCCCTTCTCCAGGTGAATTTCTATACTGACCACACAAAGATCATTTTGAGTAAGAGTTCTGATTCCTACATGTTAACCTACATCAGCCAGGAGCGTGTGTCGTATACATTCAGCCTGAGTGCACTCTCTGAGCTTGGCTGCTGTCCTGACCTGCGTCGCCGACTGAGCTATGTTGTCCAGCTGCTAAAGCACCACATCATCTCCTTACGCTGAACCTCTAAGTAACCTTGTATTACTTCTGCTTCCATTGTGGAGCGTATCAGGCTCAGTTTTGGGTcttgtgattggctggtgtCTGGCCTCATTGGACTATGGAAAACGTAGCAATAGCACAGGAGCGTCTCTTGCCCACACTGACATCCTTCAACGCAGGCCAGGTGCACTGATCAGCCAGGGGACACCTGTGTGCCTCCCCCCGGTGACTGGCTAGGTGCAGAGcaaactattttattttttttatttaaatatttaatgaagTTGAAATGTGTTACAAGTTTTCAAGTTCACTAACTACAAGGGGACTTCACATGACACAATTTGCACTGATTGTCTGTGACAAACCTTTTATCACAACTTATATCAACATATTTTTTAACTATAGATGCCATTTTTCTATATAAATCTTGAGTGCCagttgtgtgtatgtgtagtctgttaaaaatgtaattcaGCCTTCATGCAATGAGGAATGAACTTAGCAAAGGGTAAAGTGCCTTTTGGAGAGAAACCTTGGCAGGACTGTGCAATAATAAGCTGAATAGGAAATTGAAGTATTTCCATGTAATGCCAACAGTGTGGTGTTTACACTGCCTTGTAACAGGCAAGAGCACTTCACCATTAGATATCTGTATCATTTCACaaattgtaaaatgtttttCCTGCCCCAGAGTGGTCTCCTTGTAAACTGTGACTCAGTGTTACACTATCAAATTGTCTTCAAATCCAGAGACATTTAAAGCTGTTGTCTTTACTAAAtggtaaattatttatttatatgtttgtgtgtgcattttgTGTGGTAACATGTTTGGTATGATCACTTGTATGTTgcattaaaataaagttttttgaaagTCTGATTGAtccttttaaaaaatcaatataCTGATCAAGATCTACACAAGCAGACAAACCCACATCTCTGTGAAATTTACACCCCTGCCCTCCCTTGTTGTATGGATACCAAAGTCTTTGGCTAATGGCTTCCATTTGACACGATCTGTCACAGGTGTCATCTCCCATAGCAGGGATATCTTTCTAATCGTATGAACAAACTGTAGGTTTAGTGCATTGTCCTGTACAATTGCAGACAAACTGCAGCCAATTCCAGGAAGCATGGTGATAACTGGTTTATTGTTCAGGAAAAATTAGCTAATATCCTAAGAGCTCTATGCCGCACCAATTCCCACTTTGAAGGCTTTTGTCATTGTGGTCACAGTTGTCAGCTCACAATTTCATCCTCATGCTACAGGTAAGTAGAAGTTTCACATGCATATTCTCCTCagaatatt is a window from the Paramormyrops kingsleyae isolate MSU_618 chromosome 21, PKINGS_0.4, whole genome shotgun sequence genome containing:
- the plk3 gene encoding serine/threonine-protein kinase PLK3 isoform X2, with product MGGFARCYEMTDLSTNKSYAVKVIPQGKALKAPHRDKILNEIELHKNLHHKHIVKFLHNFEDQNYIYIFMELCSRKSLAHIWKTRRTLTDPEVRYYLRQIILGLRYLHKKGILHRDIKLGNLFVNENMELRVGDFGLAAKLEPAGHRKKTICGTPNYIAPEVLNRQGHGPESDIWALGCVMYTLLVGNPPFETLDLQETYKCIKDVKYILPTTLSSAAQKLISGILQKNPSDRLTLDQILRHEFFTKGFTPDTLPPSSCVTLPKLKPPSPVKTFFTKVAKSLFQKKRLKADKLSCEEWDDISKHVTCFVKSRQMSYKTVKKNKTRSHSLHKVIKRALTIQVQESRKSNSTSDHQVTHSPQTIQAEESSRKSNSASVHQVTNIPRTIQAEEESRKSNSTSDHQVTHSPQTMQAAEESRKSSLTSDHQVTHSPQTIQAEEESRKSSSTSDHQVAHSPQTIQAEVESRKFSVHQVTNSSLTTQTQNGSRKSSLSCIHEVMNSVLNIQAKHRSRKSGLSCVNRAAKSPLTTQTEDEAQNSSPFRGTMPKASEDGLTPATVAQLVIKVLRDCLSSMPPASVNPPCLIRPQFVWVTKWVDYSNKYGFGYQLSNQDIGVLFNDGTHLSLCDQRKTVCYYLTSNKNFIFQACAVPAQLQAQMQVVGYMARYMEQNLMEGGDLPCIDHTLLSPLLLQWVKTDHALVMLFNNGTVQVNFYTDHTKIILSKSSDSYMLTYISQERVSYTFSLSALSELGCCPDLRRRLSYVVQLLKHHIISLR
- the plk3 gene encoding serine/threonine-protein kinase PLK3 isoform X3; its protein translation is MTDLSTNKSYAVKVIPQGKALKAPHRDKILNEIELHKNLHHKHIVKFLHNFEDQNYIYIFMELCSRKSLAHIWKTRRTLTDPEVRYYLRQIILGLRYLHKKGILHRDIKLGNLFVNENMELRVGDFGLAAKLEPAGHRKKTICGTPNYIAPEVLNRQGHGPESDIWALGCVMYTLLVGNPPFETLDLQETYKCIKDVKYILPTTLSSAAQKLISGILQKNPSDRLTLDQILRHEFFTKGFTPDTLPPSSCVTLPKLKPPSPVKTFFTKVAKSLFQKKRLKADKLSCEEWDDISKHVTCFVKSRQMSYKTVKKNKTRSHSLHKVIKRALTIQVQESRKSNSTSDHQVTHSPQTIQAEESSRKSNSASVHQVTNIPRTIQAEEESRKSNSTSDHQVTHSPQTMQAAEESRKSSLTSDHQVTHSPQTIQAEEESRKSSSTSDHQVAHSPQTIQAEVESRKFSVHQVTNSSLTTQTQNGSRKSSLSCIHEVMNSVLNIQAKHRSRKSGLSCVNRAAKSPLTTQTEDEAQNSSPFRGTMPKASEDGLTPATVAQLVIKVLRDCLSSMPPASVNPPCLIRPQFVWVTKWVDYSNKYGFGYQLSNQDIGVLFNDGTHLSLCDQRKTVCYYLTSNKNFIFQACAVPAQLQAQMQVVGYMARYMEQNLMEGGDLPCIDHTLLSPLLLQWVKTDHALVMLFNNGTVQVNFYTDHTKIILSKSSDSYMLTYISQERVSYTFSLSALSELGCCPDLRRRLSYVVQLLKHHIISLR
- the plk3 gene encoding serine/threonine-protein kinase PLK3 isoform X1 translates to MDAGLCPCCYRRTRNPNRVKADQMRPEPGQIVTDARTGRSYRRGKLLGKGGFARCYEMTDLSTNKSYAVKVIPQGKALKAPHRDKILNEIELHKNLHHKHIVKFLHNFEDQNYIYIFMELCSRKSLAHIWKTRRTLTDPEVRYYLRQIILGLRYLHKKGILHRDIKLGNLFVNENMELRVGDFGLAAKLEPAGHRKKTICGTPNYIAPEVLNRQGHGPESDIWALGCVMYTLLVGNPPFETLDLQETYKCIKDVKYILPTTLSSAAQKLISGILQKNPSDRLTLDQILRHEFFTKGFTPDTLPPSSCVTLPKLKPPSPVKTFFTKVAKSLFQKKRLKADKLSCEEWDDISKHVTCFVKSRQMSYKTVKKNKTRSHSLHKVIKRALTIQVQESRKSNSTSDHQVTHSPQTIQAEESSRKSNSASVHQVTNIPRTIQAEEESRKSNSTSDHQVTHSPQTMQAAEESRKSSLTSDHQVTHSPQTIQAEEESRKSSSTSDHQVAHSPQTIQAEVESRKFSVHQVTNSSLTTQTQNGSRKSSLSCIHEVMNSVLNIQAKHRSRKSGLSCVNRAAKSPLTTQTEDEAQNSSPFRGTMPKASEDGLTPATVAQLVIKVLRDCLSSMPPASVNPPCLIRPQFVWVTKWVDYSNKYGFGYQLSNQDIGVLFNDGTHLSLCDQRKTVCYYLTSNKNFIFQACAVPAQLQAQMQVVGYMARYMEQNLMEGGDLPCIDHTLLSPLLLQWVKTDHALVMLFNNGTVQVNFYTDHTKIILSKSSDSYMLTYISQERVSYTFSLSALSELGCCPDLRRRLSYVVQLLKHHIISLR